Within uncultured Methanoregula sp., the genomic segment ATCTCGATACGATCGAGCCCAAAGCAGTGATCGAGAACGGATCGGTCCGGGAGATCGTTGTCATCAAAAAGAACCCGGCACGAAGTATCATCGAAGAATTCATGGTGGCGGCAAACGGGACCACGGTCCGGTTCCTTGGAACTGCCGGCATCTCCATGATACAGCGCATTGTCCGGGTACCCAAATACTGGGACGAGATCGTACTCACGGCCGCAACATACGGCGAGAATCTGCCACCGGAACCGGATGTAAAGGCGCTGTCCGAATTCCTGGTCCGGCAGAAAGCAAAGGACCCTGAGCGGTTCCCCGACCTCTCGCTCACGGTCATCAAGCTCCTCGGACCCGGGGAGTACCTGGCCCTCGACCCCGGTACGCCCCCGACCGGCCACTTCTCACTTGCCGTCACCGACTATACCCATTCGACTGCCCCGAACCGGCGCTATGTTGACCTCATCAACCAGCGGCTGGTAAAAGCATTCCTTGACCATAAACCGACCCCCTATTCATCAGAAGACCTGGCAGATGAGGCAGCCTGGCTCACCGACCGGGAAAAAGCCTCCAAGAAAGCCGAGAGGTTCATGCGGAAAGCGGCAGCCGCGGTGCTCCTCCAGAACCGGATCGGGGATACATTCGATGCAATGGTAACCGGGGCATCGGAAAAGGGGACCTACGTCAGGCTCTTCGATCCGCCCGCTGAAGGCAAGGTACTGCAGAACGAGAAGGGGCTCCGGGTGGGCATGAAGATCCGGGTCCGGCTGCTCAGGACCGATCCCTTCAATGGGTTCATCGATTTCGAACGGGTTGCCGGAAAAATTCCGTAATCTTCCCCCAATTTTCCACTTTTTCAAAAAAATCACCCGGTTTGTCAGCGGGAAACAACCTTTTTACTAACCTGATGATATGGCCCTGCTCATTACCATACCAAAGTATAAATGATACGGAAATCTATCCCCTCCTACTGACACCCCCTGCGCTGTACCGGTATAGGGGGATGAAAGGCCGGGGAATGCAGGGTGCCTGATGGCGATGCGGACCCTCTCTTGAGTGAGGTGCAGGATGGAATTTACCGCAGTACAGATGGATGCAATGCGGGAGCTCTCAAATATCGGGGCCGCCCATTCGGCAACGACACTCTCGCAGATGCTCGATACCCAGATCGGTATGAGCGTACCGGAGATCAATGTCGTTGATATCTCCCGGGTGGGGGAGTTCCTTACCGATGAGCTGACAACCCTGGTCATTTTCGAACTCCAGGGGGATATTCCCCATGGGGGTTTTCTGGTTTTGCATTTCCCCCGTGATTCGGCGCTCCGGACTGCCAATATCCTGCAGGGGACCGAACAGGCACAACACCCGTTCAATGAGATGGACCAGAGTGCCATCCTCGAGGTCGGGAACATCATGGTCTCGTCTTTTCTGAGTGCCACGTCCGACCTGCTCGGGTTCATCATGCTCCCCTCGCCACCAGTCCTGGTCTTCGATATGGCTCACGCGGCTATCACGTCACTCATTGCCCAGATGACCGTTGAAGTGGACGATGTCATCCTCTTCCGGGTAGAACTCAAATCAGAGGAGTACAATATCGCCGGCAACATTCTCATCTTCCTTGAGATCTCCACGCTCCAGAAAGTTGCAACAAGGCTCGAGGAACTGACCCGCCAGCCGGTATAATCTCTGTATGTGGTCGATCCCGAGGGGAGCCGATGGGTCATCGTGAGATTCCCGGATCGGTTTTTTCCGGGACACGTGACCCTGTGTTCCGGAACGATGATTATCCCGTCACCGGATTAATCCCGTTTTTTAAAAATGGTAAGCAAAAGGATTGTTTCCGCTCGTTTGAAAACCGATCTCTGTCCCCTGCAATACGCAAATTAAATTGTTTTATAACAAATTATTTTGATCGAATTGAAATAGGAAGAGAGGCGAACATGTTACCAGAAATACCATGCACATAATGGAAGGATTCCTGCCCCTGTACTGGTGTATATTCTGGTTCGCGATCTCGCTGCCATTTATTGCGTACGGTGTAATTCTCTTAAACCGCCTTGTCAGCGAACAGCGCGACACCCTCCCCCTGCTCGCGGTATCGGGGGCTTTCATTTTCGTTCTCTCGTCCCTCAAAATGCCCTCGGTTACCGGGAGTTGCTCCCACCCTACGGGAACCGGCCTGAGCGCCATCATGTTCGGCCCGTTCCTTACATCTGTCCTGGGCCTGATCGTGCTCCTGTACCAGGCGCTCTTCCTTGCCCACGGGGGGCTCTCGACCCTTGGCGCCAATGTTTTTTCCATGGCTATCGCCGGCCCAATCGCCGGCTACTGGATTTACCGGGCGGGAAAGGCAGTCGGCCTCAATACCTTTGTCACGGTTTTCCTTGCCGCAGCGTTTGCCGACCTGGTAACTTATGTCGTGACTTCGTTCCAGCTGGCCCTTGCCTTCCCGGCAGCAACCGGTGGGATCACGGCATCATTTGCAGCGTTTGCCGTCATCTTTGCCATCACCCAGATTCCCCTCGCGATCATCGAAGGAGTCATCATAGCTCTCACGTTCAAGTACATCATCCAGTCCCGGCCGGATATTCTCATACGGTTGAATGTCCTCACTCCTGAACAGGTGAAGAAGATCCAGGAGTCGTTTGCATGAAGTATACGCTTGAGATCATAGCCGTTGTCACCATCATCGTCTTTGCGGGAATTTTTCTTGTGCAGAACGCACAAATCCAGAAAGATCTCAAGCCCGGTGAAGAAGCGTGGGGCGGGGCCGACAGCAATGCGGCAAAAGTGATCGAATCCCAGGGATATACTCCCTGGATTCAGCCGTTCTGGGAGCCCCCGAGTAATGAGATTGCAACTCTCTTATTCTGCCTGCAGTCTGCCATTGGATCCCTTATCATCGGCTACTTCTTCGGGTACTACCGGGGAAAAACGGATGGGGCAAAGACAAAATAATTTTTGGCAAAACCTGTACCTGCAGGGTTATTGCGTGTGCAGCGATACTTCATCCCAGCTCTTTCCCAAACCCGGACAGAGCGCCTGATCCCTGCAGAAAAAACTCCAGACTTCCGGTTCCTGATTCCGAACCAGCATCAGCCTGTTTCCGCAGGGAATCATCCCCCTGCAATCCAACGGGTTCAGGATAATATTTTTTCAGCGGTATGCGGGATGTTGGGGGCTGGTGATTCCAGTGCCTTGATCCGGTGGACTATTTCATGGGCCACGTTCTCCCCGGCAAAATACTGGATTGGCATCCGGAACCGGTCTGCAAAGTCGATCAGGGTATCCCCGTGAAGATTTTCCGGCATGATGCCCATCTTCCTGCACTGCATATTGACTGCCGAAATTGCAAGTCCCGTTCCTATTACCGGGGCAAGGATTCCGATGATTTCATCCGCGGGCTCAGCCATGCTCTGCCTCCCGGAAAAGACTGAAGAGCCTGCCTGCAGCAAGGATCAGGCAGGCAACACCGGCGAAGTACATGATGCTCTGGAACCATTTGAGCGAGTAAGCTGCGGTGAACCCAAACTCAATGCCGTCCCCGAAATACCTGAGAAGTGCTCCCAGTGCCATGAATATGGCGAAAAGGAGAAGCATGTCGATGAACGACCTCACCGCTCCCCCGAATTTTTTCCGTATGTCCCAGTAAATGACGGCCACGATCAAAAAGAGGGCGAAGACAAGGAGTTTGAATGCAGGATTGAGCGGGCTTGTCGCATAATCCGTAATATCGATCATGGCAGCTCATCCTCCCCGGGAGATCCGAACAGCCTTGTCACTTCTTCCAGTTTTGCCCGGATGATCAGGGTTATTACGAGGATCAGGATCACGAGAGCCAGGTTGAAGATACTCTCCCCCCACTTGTATTGTACGTAAAAATCCCCTTCGAAACGAAATGCAGAAGCAAGTGCCCCGGCCACTGCGCCGATAAGGAGAAGCGTCGAGACCTGGTGCAGGATTCCCCCGTACCTCTGGCGGCACCGGTAAAAGAGCCAAGCCGCTACGATAAACAGGACGAGGATGAGCAACTTGAGAAACGGGTTCAGCACGCTGGTAGTATAGGACAGGATCTCAATTGCCATGTTCGCCGGGCCTCCTTTCTGGTGCGGGCATCAGTCCCGCGGCTCGTGTGGATATTCAGTGCCCTACTATTTGTAAATTCGCTTGCAGCTGGGTACTGTTATCGGAACTGCTCCGGGCGTTCCCCCGGCCGTGTCCGATGTCAGGGATCACTACCGGTTCCCGGTACCCTGCGCCACCGGCCGGGCGGTACACTGATCCCGAACCGGGCACCTGTGCCGGGACTTCCCGTTTCTGTTATTCCGAGCCCGGTGATTGCCAGGATCTCCCGGGCAAGGAAGAGACCGAAACCGGTATTTTTGCCCACGCCTTTTTCAAAGATTCTGCTCTTGAGATCTTCAGGAACACCGACACCGTCATCTTCAATAATAAGCGTTCCGTCCGTTCCGTTTTCTGTAAATGAGATCGTTATGTTGCTGACGGTCTCCCCGTGGCGCTTGGCATTATCGAAGAGATTGAAAAAGACGAGCATCAGCATGGGATCGGCAAAGACCTCATAGTTCCCGTGACGGATCGTGAGGGTGATTCCTTCGGGAAGATTATCATAAGCTGCCATCTTTGCGATGGTCTCAATGTTCTGCCATACGGGTTCGTTCACCCCCATGTCCTGGTAATCCTTGGTAAACCGGATCTGTTCCCCGATCCTCTGGCTCACTTTCCGGATGCGTGCAAGCAATTCGAGAGCCTCGCGATTCCCCTCGATCTTTTTTCCCAGGAATGTGGAATAGGCATCCAGCGCAAGGAGCTCGTTCACGATATCGTGCCGGGTAATGCTTGAAAGGATGTTGAGTTTCTCGTTGGCTTTCCTGAGAGCGTCCCCGATGAGTTTGCGTGACGTAATATCCCGCAGGGAAAGGAGCATGGCATCTTTCTCCCCGAATACGATCTTTCTCCCGATGCACTCGATCCAGATCTCTCTTTGTGCAAACGTGGTTATCCGGTAACTGACGAGAAAATTATCTATCCCTGTCTGTACCTTTGCAAAATCCTTCTGTGCCTGCTCACGGAATTCCGGTGTAATAAAATCGAGCACATTCGATTTCCCCACAAGATCGGTGTAATGTTCGAACTCGATGATCTCACCGATACGTGGGTTTGCAAAGAGGAGCAGGCCGGAAAAATCAACGATGATAATCCCGTCAAGGGATTGTTCAATAAGGCTGCGGAATTTTTCCTCGCTCTCCAGAAGAGCTTTCTCCGCTTTTTTACGCCCGGTGATGTCGCGGATGATGGTTACGATACCGATAACCGTACCGTCACTGCTTTTCATCGGCGACGTGTTGATGGCCGCGGGGAAGATCGATCCGTCTTTTCTCTTTGCGCGATACTC encodes:
- a CDS encoding chemotaxis protein CheC, whose protein sequence is MEFTAVQMDAMRELSNIGAAHSATTLSQMLDTQIGMSVPEINVVDISRVGEFLTDELTTLVIFELQGDIPHGGFLVLHFPRDSALRTANILQGTEQAQHPFNEMDQSAILEVGNIMVSSFLSATSDLLGFIMLPSPPVLVFDMAHAAITSLIAQMTVEVDDVILFRVELKSEEYNIAGNILIFLEISTLQKVATRLEELTRQPV
- a CDS encoding energy-coupling factor ABC transporter substrate-binding protein, encoding MKYTLEIIAVVTIIVFAGIFLVQNAQIQKDLKPGEEAWGGADSNAAKVIESQGYTPWIQPFWEPPSNEIATLLFCLQSAIGSLIIGYFFGYYRGKTDGAKTK
- a CDS encoding PAS domain S-box protein — encoded protein: MYSVLYVDDEADLLEIGKIYLEEDPDLHVDTITSAHLALEKLGSTHYDVIVSDYQMPGMNGIDFLKEVRSRSGDIPFILFTGKGREEIVIEAINNGADFYLQKGGDPEAQFAELAHKIKKSAELKADKDAIQESEQRLANIINFLPDATFAIDTNGMVIAWNRAIEEMTGVPSSAMLGKADHEYAIPFYGTRRPILIDLILQPREEIEKNYSIITKEGDVLIAETALPRPRGKTVFLLGKASLLCNRDGVVTGAIESIRDISETKLAEKALRESEELHRSLFLASPDGIAVADTSGTITHASPRVLEIFGNVSLSDAIGTNILDWISSEDKEKAIHALSALVTGEGTSLGREYRAKRKDGSIFPAAINTSPMKSSDGTVIGIVTIIRDITGRKKAEKALLESEEKFRSLIEQSLDGIIIVDFSGLLLFANPRIGEIIEFEHYTDLVGKSNVLDFITPEFREQAQKDFAKVQTGIDNFLVSYRITTFAQREIWIECIGRKIVFGEKDAMLLSLRDITSRKLIGDALRKANEKLNILSSITRHDIVNELLALDAYSTFLGKKIEGNREALELLARIRKVSQRIGEQIRFTKDYQDMGVNEPVWQNIETIAKMAAYDNLPEGITLTIRHGNYEVFADPMLMLVFFNLFDNAKRHGETVSNITISFTENGTDGTLIIEDDGVGVPEDLKSRIFEKGVGKNTGFGLFLAREILAITGLGITETGSPGTGARFGISVPPGRWRRVPGTGSDP
- a CDS encoding energy-coupling factor ABC transporter permease → MHIMEGFLPLYWCIFWFAISLPFIAYGVILLNRLVSEQRDTLPLLAVSGAFIFVLSSLKMPSVTGSCSHPTGTGLSAIMFGPFLTSVLGLIVLLYQALFLAHGGLSTLGANVFSMAIAGPIAGYWIYRAGKAVGLNTFVTVFLAAAFADLVTYVVTSFQLALAFPAATGGITASFAAFAVIFAITQIPLAIIEGVIIALTFKYIIQSRPDILIRLNVLTPEQVKKIQESFA
- a CDS encoding RNB domain-containing ribonuclease, with the translated sequence MKRHRTVDLKAIAWTAMEKYGFKPSFPPAVVREVDAIKETAPSDPGEALDLRSLLWSSIDNSDSMDLDQIEYCEQDPDGSVHVWVAIADVDAYVPKNSRADQYANHNGTSVYLDVETYPLFPDRLSKGITSLLPGHDHRAIVIEYRVMPDGGFEPGRVYRALVRNKAKLVYEEVGDWLEGKGPVPGFVRNTPGMEEQIRLQDKAAQLLKERRLAEGALDLDTIEPKAVIENGSVREIVVIKKNPARSIIEEFMVAANGTTVRFLGTAGISMIQRIVRVPKYWDEIVLTAATYGENLPPEPDVKALSEFLVRQKAKDPERFPDLSLTVIKLLGPGEYLALDPGTPPTGHFSLAVTDYTHSTAPNRRYVDLINQRLVKAFLDHKPTPYSSEDLADEAAWLTDREKASKKAERFMRKAAAAVLLQNRIGDTFDAMVTGASEKGTYVRLFDPPAEGKVLQNEKGLRVGMKIRVRLLRTDPFNGFIDFERVAGKIP